The following proteins come from a genomic window of Posidoniimonas polymericola:
- the pstA gene encoding phosphate ABC transporter permease PstA, giving the protein MTSPLASPEDDALLRRRQWTSRVFGLLCGGATLLCLAILFGLLATVAVNAYDAFLPAETRAALEGKSTLEGLGTRVGALFSAEYWQRGWRFLAEGPSRRPADAGVNPAIFGSLWLIGLTALLSVPAGVGAAVYLEEYAAATRWKRLVQLNIANLAGVPSIVYGILGLGVFVRAVSLQAPGGEFLVGLSLGRVILSGALTLSLVVLPIVILASQEALRAVPKSIRQASYALGATKWQTTWRQVLPAALPGMMTGVILAISRALGEAAPLVAVGAVGFISYTPKSAYSEFTALPLQIYNWASRPQAEFHALASAAILVLLAVLIMMNAVAVWVRYYYGQRIRW; this is encoded by the coding sequence ATGACCTCTCCGCTCGCCAGCCCCGAAGACGACGCCCTGCTGCGTCGGCGTCAGTGGACCTCGCGCGTGTTCGGCCTGCTGTGCGGCGGCGCCACGCTGCTGTGCCTGGCAATCCTGTTCGGCCTGCTGGCCACGGTGGCCGTCAACGCGTACGACGCCTTCCTGCCGGCCGAGACCCGCGCCGCGCTCGAGGGCAAGTCTACCCTGGAGGGCCTCGGCACTCGCGTCGGCGCGTTGTTCTCCGCCGAGTACTGGCAGCGCGGCTGGCGGTTCCTGGCGGAGGGGCCCTCGCGGCGGCCGGCCGACGCGGGCGTGAACCCCGCGATCTTCGGCAGCCTGTGGCTGATCGGCCTGACGGCGCTGCTCTCGGTGCCGGCCGGAGTCGGGGCGGCGGTGTACCTGGAAGAATACGCCGCCGCGACGCGGTGGAAGCGGCTGGTGCAGCTCAACATCGCCAACTTGGCCGGCGTGCCGTCGATCGTCTACGGCATCCTGGGACTGGGCGTGTTCGTCCGCGCGGTGTCCCTGCAAGCGCCGGGCGGCGAGTTCCTGGTCGGGTTGTCGCTGGGGCGTGTGATATTGTCCGGCGCGCTGACGCTCAGCCTGGTGGTGCTGCCGATCGTGATCCTCGCCTCGCAGGAGGCGCTGCGGGCCGTGCCCAAATCGATCCGCCAGGCGAGCTACGCCCTGGGCGCCACGAAGTGGCAAACCACTTGGCGGCAGGTATTGCCGGCCGCCCTGCCCGGCATGATGACCGGCGTGATCCTGGCGATCTCTCGGGCCCTCGGCGAGGCCGCCCCCCTGGTGGCGGTCGGAGCGGTCGGATTCATTAGCTACACGCCCAAGTCGGCGTACTCAGAATTCACGGCGCTGCCGCTGCAGATCTACAACTGGGCCTCGCGGCCGCAGGCCGAGTTCCACGCCCTCGCCTCGGCGGCAATCCTGGTGCTGCTGGCGGTGCTAATCATGATGAACGCGGTAGCGGTCTGGGTCCGCTACTACTACGGTCAGAGGATCCGATGGTGA
- the pstC gene encoding phosphate ABC transporter permease subunit PstC produces the protein MTSTTATPDAIPADSLHRSSGAKSRAVWEGAIYWVLWLCAGVSVLTTLGIVVVLMVESLQFFREVSLVEFLTASEWSPLFRDKHFGIQPLFCGTLLVTGGAILIAAPIGLGTAIYLSEYASPAVRETVKPLLEVLAGIPSVVYGVVAVTTVSPIIKAWFHTDSIYSAASASIVVGFMILPMIVSLSEDVLRSVPGALREAAYALGATKFDVTVKVIVPAALSGIVASVLLAVSRAIGETMAVTLAAGAQPNRTLNPLEAVQTMTAYIVQVSSGDTPSGTPEYRAIFAVGLTLFISTMALNVLAQWIINRMREQYE, from the coding sequence TTGACCTCCACCACCGCCACACCCGACGCGATTCCCGCTGACTCGCTGCATCGCAGCAGCGGCGCGAAGTCGCGCGCGGTGTGGGAGGGCGCCATCTACTGGGTGCTGTGGCTGTGCGCGGGGGTCTCGGTGCTGACAACCCTGGGCATCGTGGTGGTGCTGATGGTCGAGTCGCTGCAGTTCTTCCGCGAGGTGAGCCTGGTCGAGTTCCTGACCGCCAGCGAGTGGTCGCCGCTGTTCCGCGACAAGCACTTCGGCATCCAGCCGCTGTTCTGCGGCACCCTGCTGGTCACCGGCGGGGCGATCCTGATCGCCGCGCCGATCGGCCTGGGCACGGCGATCTACCTGAGCGAGTACGCCTCGCCCGCGGTCCGCGAGACCGTCAAGCCGCTGCTCGAGGTGCTCGCCGGCATCCCCTCGGTGGTGTACGGCGTGGTGGCGGTGACAACCGTGTCGCCAATCATCAAGGCGTGGTTCCACACCGACAGCATCTACAGCGCGGCGAGCGCCAGCATCGTGGTGGGATTCATGATCCTGCCGATGATCGTCTCGCTGAGCGAGGACGTGCTGCGGAGCGTGCCGGGCGCGCTCCGCGAGGCGGCCTACGCCCTAGGGGCCACCAAGTTCGACGTCACCGTGAAGGTGATCGTCCCCGCGGCGCTGTCCGGCATTGTCGCCTCGGTGCTGCTGGCCGTGTCCCGCGCCATCGGCGAGACCATGGCCGTCACGCTCGCGGCCGGCGCCCAGCCCAACCGCACGCTCAACCCGCTCGAGGCCGTGCAGACCATGACCGCCTACATCGTGCAGGTCAGCTCCGGCGACACGCCCTCGGGCACGCCCGAGTACCGCGCGATCTTCGCGGTCGGCCTGACGCTGTTCATCTCGACCATGGCGCTCAACGTGCTGGCCCAATGGATCATCAACCGGATGCGGGAGCAGTACGAATGA
- a CDS encoding PstS family phosphate ABC transporter substrate-binding protein → MKFSRFHALTLGAALLASNTGCQPPAAEKQISIDGSSTVYPVSEAVAEEFSAKNPGVKVAVGFSGTGGGMKKFAAGEIDICDASRGMKEAEAEKCKAAGIEFIELSVAYDGLAVVIHPKNDSVDSLTVEELKQIWQPENPAKKWSDVNPDWPEEDLVLYGPGTDSGTFDYFTEEIVGETKASRSDYGASEDDNTIVNGVAGNEHALGYFGFAYYLENQDKLKLVAVDGGDGPVKPSMETVMDGTYSPLARPLYIYVNLESLKRPEVAEFVKFYMAQAAALSKEVGYVPVPEDVAQENETTLNAALSPAETPAEAPAEAAAE, encoded by the coding sequence ATGAAATTCTCTCGTTTCCACGCCCTCACTCTTGGAGCCGCCCTGCTCGCCAGCAACACCGGTTGCCAGCCCCCCGCGGCCGAGAAGCAGATCAGCATCGACGGCTCGAGCACGGTCTACCCAGTAAGCGAAGCGGTCGCGGAAGAGTTCAGCGCCAAGAACCCCGGCGTGAAGGTCGCGGTTGGTTTCTCCGGCACCGGCGGCGGCATGAAGAAGTTCGCCGCGGGCGAGATCGACATCTGCGACGCCTCGCGTGGCATGAAGGAGGCCGAGGCCGAGAAGTGCAAAGCGGCCGGCATCGAGTTCATTGAGCTGTCGGTCGCCTACGACGGCCTGGCCGTGGTCATCCACCCGAAGAACGATTCGGTCGACAGCCTGACGGTCGAAGAACTGAAGCAGATCTGGCAGCCCGAGAACCCGGCCAAGAAGTGGAGCGACGTGAACCCCGACTGGCCCGAGGAAGACCTCGTGCTGTACGGCCCCGGCACCGACTCCGGCACGTTCGACTACTTCACCGAGGAGATCGTCGGCGAGACCAAGGCGAGCCGCTCCGACTACGGCGCCAGCGAGGACGACAACACCATCGTCAACGGCGTCGCGGGCAACGAGCACGCCCTGGGCTACTTCGGCTTCGCCTACTACCTGGAGAACCAGGACAAGCTGAAGCTGGTGGCCGTCGACGGCGGAGACGGCCCGGTAAAGCCCTCGATGGAAACGGTGATGGACGGCACGTACTCGCCGCTGGCCCGGCCGCTGTACATCTACGTCAACCTCGAGTCGCTGAAGCGGCCGGAGGTCGCCGAGTTCGTGAAGTTCTACATGGCTCAGGCCGCGGCGTTGTCGAAAGAAGTCGGCTACGTGCCGGTGCCCGAGGACGTCGCCCAGGAGAACGAGACCACCCTCAACGCCGCGCTCTCTCCGGCCGAAACACCCGCCGAAGCCCCGGCCGAAGCGGCCGCCGAGTAG